The following are encoded in a window of Rhodothermia bacterium genomic DNA:
- a CDS encoding MFS transporter has product MPENVNHNRKAVWAWYFYDFGNSAFTTLIVTFIYATYYAKVMAASELDGTWLWSIGVSFTALTVAMLSPILGAAADRTNKRKAFLFAATMVCVVASFMLYFQKPYEWQHAHGLPHAAFTALFWFIVGNIAFELGCSFYNSFLPDIAPADKIGRISGFGWGFGYVGGLICMVIALVGFIQPEMPWFGFGTEASAHIRATNLLVGLWMLIFCMPIFIWVKEPGNYRDTTKDVNLIAESYQRLKETAGEIKKYRQLVRFLIANLFYNDALVTIFSMGAVYATIVLNFSTEEIMIFGIVLNIMAGLGAALFGFLDDKLGGKKTISYSIWGLLLAVIMATFAPDKTTFWVAGILVGIFAGPNQSASRSLMGRFVPPEKESEFYGFFALSGKATSFLGPFLFGNVTILVQQLFGNEAPFAPQRAGIAVLIVLFAIGLVLLQQVNEQEGMALAKIPDELIKKDM; this is encoded by the coding sequence ATGCCTGAAAATGTAAACCACAACCGAAAAGCGGTTTGGGCATGGTATTTCTACGATTTTGGAAATTCCGCTTTCACCACCCTGATTGTCACCTTTATTTACGCAACATATTATGCCAAGGTAATGGCCGCCTCGGAGTTGGATGGGACATGGCTTTGGTCTATTGGGGTCTCATTTACTGCCTTAACGGTGGCCATGCTTTCGCCTATTCTGGGAGCAGCGGCAGATCGAACCAATAAAAGAAAGGCTTTTCTATTTGCTGCTACGATGGTTTGTGTAGTGGCCTCCTTCATGCTTTATTTCCAAAAACCCTATGAATGGCAACACGCACATGGCTTGCCTCATGCGGCTTTTACAGCGCTTTTTTGGTTTATCGTCGGCAATATTGCCTTTGAGTTGGGATGCTCCTTTTACAATTCTTTCTTGCCAGACATCGCGCCCGCAGATAAAATTGGCCGGATTTCGGGGTTTGGATGGGGTTTTGGTTATGTCGGTGGATTGATCTGTATGGTGATTGCCTTGGTCGGTTTTATCCAGCCAGAAATGCCGTGGTTTGGCTTTGGGACAGAGGCTTCGGCACATATACGTGCCACAAATTTATTGGTTGGACTGTGGATGTTGATTTTTTGTATGCCCATTTTTATTTGGGTGAAAGAACCGGGGAATTATCGCGACACGACCAAAGACGTAAACCTTATTGCGGAATCTTACCAACGACTCAAGGAAACGGCAGGAGAAATCAAGAAATACCGGCAGTTGGTGCGCTTCCTCATTGCCAACCTCTTTTACAATGATGCCTTGGTGACCATTTTTTCGATGGGTGCGGTTTATGCTACGATTGTCCTCAATTTCTCGACGGAAGAAATCATGATTTTTGGCATCGTTCTAAATATTATGGCTGGTTTGGGAGCCGCACTTTTTGGTTTTTTGGACGATAAGTTGGGCGGAAAAAAAACCATTTCTTACAGTATCTGGGGGTTGTTGCTCGCGGTTATTATGGCTACTTTTGCACCAGATAAGACTACTTTTTGGGTCGCTGGAATCTTGGTTGGCATTTTTGCAGGCCCAAACCAGTCCGCCAGTCGGTCATTAATGGGCCGTTTTGTTCCGCCAGAAAAAGAAAGTGAATTCTATGGCTTCTTTGCTTTATCAGGTAAGGCAACTTCTTTCTTAGGACCTTTTCTCTTTGGAAATGTCACCATTTTGGTACAACAACTTTTTGGAAATGAAGCTCCCTTTGCACCACAAAGGGCAGGCATTGCGGTGTTGATTGTGCTTTTTGCCATCGGTCTGGTGCTGTTACAACAGGTAAATGAGCAAGAAGGGATGGCCTTGGCTAAAATTCCAGATGAACTGATAAAAAAAGATATGTAA
- the mutS gene encoding DNA mismatch repair protein MutS, translated as MAEKKKWNDKETTPLMRQYWKIKERNPNAILLYRMGDFYETFDEDAQIASRVLGITLTKRANGKASEIDLAGFPYKALDQYLPKLVAAGHRVAICEQLEDPKMAKVVVKRDVTEVVTPGVAFSDRLLDPKRAHYLAAVHWGKERNTKGWVGFSFVDATTGEFATTEVPEVHLLELLQTISPAELLYDKRAKAQVQQLPKLGFTATPLEDWVFGTDFANEVLLRHFKTHSLKGFGIENLPAGVVAAGAVLHYLSETQKGKLPHIRRLTRFSNEDYISLDPQTKRNLELVASMQDGGRDGSLIQILDQTQTPPGGRLLRKWLVRPLRNLENIQKRLDAVGEFAENHALRQKIRDELAHVGDLERIIAKISTARATPRELVYLKLTLRQIPPLKTLLRNVKTASLRALGEQLLLCAEVVERLDKALVEDAPASITEGGMFRSGFNPALDELRRIATSGKDWLAEMRQQEIERTGIPSLKVSFNNVFGYYIEITNAHKDKVPADYIRKQTLVNAERYITPALKEYEEKILTAEEKISGLEQALFNELRLAIAEETESIQKNAQLLAMLDCFAALAEVASRYGYTRPTLHDNDDLEIVDGRHPVVERTLPPGEPFIPNSVRLSRDDAQILMITGPNMAGKSVILRQTALIVLLAQVGSFVPAASASIGVVDKIFTRVGASDNLAAGESTFLVEMNETANILNNATPKSLILLDEVGRGTSTFDGMSIAWAIAEYIHDNPAISARTLFATHYHELNALAERCERIRNARVQVQEHGGRVIFLRKLIAGGADSSYGIEVARMAGLPMPVIDRAKEILHSLEAQRLEVRSLTERTLDDDQIIVNRKSQIVDNQDDWVFQDTQNVAPDQAPLSETEHQNQPSEPATETKTEVHKTVPKLVHAEIKHLPTTGFSQMSLFSDADPIAVEIKELLLEIDLNRLTPIEAMMQLSFLQRKAKEG; from the coding sequence ATGGCCGAAAAAAAGAAGTGGAACGATAAAGAAACCACGCCGTTGATGCGGCAATATTGGAAAATTAAAGAACGAAATCCTAATGCCATTTTGCTATATCGGATGGGGGACTTTTACGAGACCTTCGATGAAGACGCCCAGATCGCAAGCCGTGTACTTGGTATTACCCTCACAAAAAGGGCTAATGGGAAAGCCTCCGAAATAGATTTGGCGGGTTTTCCATATAAAGCTTTAGATCAGTATTTGCCTAAATTGGTAGCTGCGGGGCATCGGGTCGCCATTTGTGAGCAGTTGGAAGACCCTAAGATGGCCAAAGTAGTGGTTAAGCGTGATGTAACCGAGGTTGTTACCCCGGGTGTGGCGTTTAGCGATCGGTTATTAGACCCCAAACGTGCCCACTATTTGGCCGCCGTCCACTGGGGAAAAGAGCGTAATACGAAGGGTTGGGTTGGGTTTTCATTTGTAGATGCAACAACCGGAGAATTTGCGACGACGGAAGTTCCCGAAGTCCATCTGTTGGAACTGCTACAAACCATTTCGCCAGCGGAATTGTTATACGATAAGCGGGCAAAAGCCCAAGTACAACAATTACCAAAACTCGGATTTACCGCTACGCCTTTAGAAGATTGGGTTTTTGGGACGGACTTTGCAAACGAGGTTCTGCTACGCCACTTTAAAACCCATTCGCTAAAAGGGTTTGGGATCGAAAATTTGCCTGCTGGGGTGGTCGCGGCGGGCGCTGTTTTACACTATCTGAGCGAAACCCAAAAGGGGAAACTCCCACATATCCGCCGCCTAACCCGCTTCTCGAACGAAGACTATATCTCGTTAGACCCGCAAACCAAGCGTAACCTCGAATTGGTGGCCTCTATGCAAGATGGCGGGCGAGATGGCTCTTTAATCCAAATCTTAGACCAAACCCAAACACCGCCGGGGGGGAGATTGCTCCGGAAGTGGCTCGTAAGGCCCTTGCGCAACTTGGAAAACATCCAGAAACGCTTGGATGCCGTAGGAGAATTTGCCGAGAACCATGCCTTACGACAAAAAATCCGTGACGAATTGGCGCATGTAGGGGACTTGGAGCGCATCATTGCCAAAATCAGTACCGCACGCGCAACGCCCCGCGAGTTGGTGTACCTAAAGTTGACACTAAGGCAAATCCCACCTTTAAAAACATTGTTGCGAAATGTAAAAACGGCCTCATTGCGTGCTTTGGGCGAACAATTGCTGCTTTGTGCGGAGGTGGTGGAACGACTGGATAAGGCATTGGTGGAGGATGCACCCGCCTCCATTACCGAGGGTGGTATGTTTAGGTCAGGCTTTAATCCAGCGTTGGACGAACTGCGACGTATCGCAACTTCCGGCAAAGATTGGCTTGCCGAAATGAGGCAACAGGAAATTGAGCGCACCGGAATCCCTTCGCTTAAAGTCAGTTTTAACAATGTTTTCGGGTATTATATCGAAATTACAAATGCACATAAAGACAAGGTACCAGCGGACTATATCCGCAAGCAAACACTCGTCAATGCGGAGCGGTATATTACCCCAGCACTAAAAGAATATGAGGAAAAAATCCTTACCGCCGAGGAAAAAATAAGTGGTTTGGAGCAGGCATTGTTTAATGAACTGCGTCTTGCGATCGCCGAAGAAACGGAGTCCATCCAGAAAAATGCCCAACTATTGGCCATGTTAGATTGTTTTGCGGCCTTGGCAGAGGTGGCATCTCGTTATGGCTATACCCGCCCAACGCTACACGATAACGACGATTTGGAAATTGTAGATGGGCGGCATCCGGTCGTTGAGCGAACACTACCACCGGGCGAACCTTTTATCCCCAATTCAGTGCGGCTTTCACGAGATGATGCGCAAATTCTGATGATTACCGGTCCAAATATGGCGGGTAAAAGTGTGATCCTGCGGCAAACTGCACTCATTGTTTTGCTGGCACAGGTGGGGAGTTTTGTACCAGCGGCAAGTGCCTCGATTGGGGTGGTGGATAAAATCTTCACACGGGTAGGGGCTTCCGATAACTTGGCTGCTGGAGAAAGTACTTTCTTGGTCGAAATGAACGAGACCGCCAATATTCTGAACAATGCCACGCCTAAGTCCTTGATTCTATTGGATGAAGTCGGGCGTGGAACCAGTACTTTTGATGGTATGTCTATCGCTTGGGCCATTGCAGAGTACATACATGATAATCCAGCCATTTCCGCAAGAACCTTGTTTGCTACGCATTACCACGAGTTAAATGCCTTGGCAGAACGGTGTGAACGGATCCGAAATGCGCGGGTACAAGTGCAGGAACACGGGGGGCGCGTGATCTTTTTGCGCAAATTGATAGCTGGCGGCGCTGATTCGAGCTATGGAATTGAAGTGGCAAGGATGGCAGGATTGCCTATGCCCGTTATTGACAGGGCGAAAGAGATTTTGCATAGCCTCGAAGCCCAAAGATTAGAAGTCCGTTCCTTGACAGAACGAACCTTGGATGACGATCAAATTATTGTTAATCGTAAATCTCAAATAGTAGATAATCAGGATGATTGGGTCTTCCAAGACACACAAAACGTAGCGCCAGATCAAGCCCCCCTCTCCGAAACGGAACACCAGAACCAACCAAGTGAACCAGCAACAGAAACCAAAACGGAGGTGCATAAAACTGTACCAAAACTTGTCCACGCAGAGATAAAGCACCTGCCTACTACTGGATTTTCCCAGATGAGTTTGTTCTCCGATGCCGATCCCATCGCTGTAGAAATCAAAGAATTGCTTTTGGAAATAGACCTGAACCGCCTTACACCGATTGAGGCTATGATGCAACTTTCTTTCCTGCAAAGAAAAGCAAAAGAAGGGTGA
- a CDS encoding gamma-glutamyl-gamma-aminobutyrate hydrolase family protein: protein MPVIGITTSFVAEEQQLAWVYVQAVEAAGGLPWIVPILQDDLRMLEMISHLDGLVVTGGPAICGGLIGDLPQDLTETHPIRYEWDQRFLRAFLQTGKPVLGICYGMQLLNMLANGTLYADVERQREHAMVHSNRRGADLHHIQVDVGSKLYTVLNETTVEVNTRHIQAIASLGDGYRAVAHAPDGVIEAIEHVDKPIIGVQFHPERFPDGTRGLFLHLVNLSRHLVQERLNRHKI, encoded by the coding sequence ATACCTGTTATTGGTATAACAACCTCCTTTGTAGCAGAAGAGCAACAACTTGCTTGGGTCTATGTACAAGCTGTTGAGGCCGCAGGTGGTTTGCCATGGATTGTTCCAATATTGCAAGATGATTTACGGATGCTGGAGATGATCTCGCATTTGGATGGCTTGGTCGTTACAGGTGGTCCGGCCATTTGCGGAGGACTCATCGGAGACCTGCCGCAGGATTTGACCGAGACACATCCAATCCGTTATGAATGGGATCAACGTTTTCTTCGAGCGTTTTTGCAGACAGGGAAGCCTGTGCTTGGGATTTGCTACGGGATGCAGTTGTTGAATATGCTGGCAAATGGAACCCTTTATGCAGATGTGGAGCGACAGCGTGAGCATGCAATGGTACATTCTAATCGGCGCGGGGCAGATCTGCACCATATTCAGGTTGATGTTGGATCAAAGCTATATACGGTTTTGAATGAAACGACTGTGGAAGTGAACACTCGACATATTCAGGCGATTGCTTCGTTGGGTGATGGCTATCGAGCGGTTGCACATGCACCTGATGGGGTAATCGAAGCCATCGAACATGTAGATAAACCGATTATTGGCGTGCAATTCCATCCCGAACGCTTCCCAGATGGAACACGAGGTCTTTTTTTACACTTGGTAAACCTTTCTCGCCACCTTGTTCAGGAGCGGCTGAATCGTCATAAAATTTAA
- the prfA gene encoding peptide chain release factor 1, translating into MIQPEKLTEIREKFEEVSQQLADPTLSNNLSLMAQLGKEHRELEALVQNIDKFLALKNNIEELKEIIRAGEDEELTQLARQELVVAEEALPKAEEDLSYQLLPRDPEDSKNCIVEIRAGTGGDEASLFAGDLYRMYTRFAEKKGWRVDLIDENTGTMGGFKEVVFGLEGVDAFAMMRYESGVHRVQRVPATESSGRIHTSAATVAILPEAEEVDVQINDEDLRIDTMRASGAGGQHVNRTESAIRITHLPTGLVVTCQDEKSQHKNKDKAMKVLRSRLFDLELAKRNAERTEHRRSMVGTGDRSDKIRTYNWPQARVTDHRLEGSSKNYTLQSVIDGNIEPIIKALRMADYAERLAQS; encoded by the coding sequence ATGATACAACCAGAAAAACTGACGGAAATACGGGAGAAGTTCGAAGAGGTGTCGCAACAATTGGCTGACCCCACACTGTCCAACAACCTGAGTCTGATGGCGCAATTGGGTAAGGAACACCGCGAATTGGAGGCGCTCGTACAGAATATTGACAAGTTTTTGGCCCTTAAAAACAATATCGAGGAACTGAAAGAAATCATTCGTGCCGGCGAAGATGAAGAATTAACACAGCTTGCTCGACAAGAACTCGTTGTCGCAGAGGAGGCTCTGCCAAAAGCAGAAGAGGATTTGAGCTACCAACTCCTTCCGAGAGATCCCGAAGACTCCAAGAACTGCATCGTCGAAATTAGAGCGGGAACTGGTGGAGACGAAGCTTCCCTTTTTGCGGGAGACCTTTACCGAATGTACACCCGTTTTGCCGAGAAAAAAGGCTGGCGGGTTGACTTGATTGATGAAAATACCGGAACGATGGGGGGCTTTAAAGAGGTTGTTTTTGGCTTGGAAGGTGTGGACGCCTTTGCAATGATGCGCTACGAGAGCGGTGTCCACCGCGTACAACGGGTTCCGGCAACAGAGTCTAGTGGTCGTATCCATACCTCGGCGGCAACGGTCGCCATTTTGCCGGAGGCCGAAGAAGTAGATGTTCAGATCAATGACGAGGATTTGCGCATAGATACCATGCGTGCAAGTGGTGCGGGTGGGCAACATGTTAACCGAACCGAGTCCGCAATCCGAATTACCCATTTACCAACAGGTTTGGTGGTGACTTGTCAAGACGAAAAAAGCCAGCACAAAAATAAAGACAAGGCTATGAAAGTGCTTAGGTCTCGCTTGTTCGACTTGGAATTGGCGAAGCGGAATGCCGAAAGAACCGAGCACCGACGGAGTATGGTGGGGACAGGTGACCGCTCGGATAAAATCCGTACTTATAATTGGCCGCAGGCACGGGTAACGGATCACAGATTAGAAGGGAGTTCCAAAAACTATACCCTCCAGTCGGTGATTGATGGTAATATAGAGCCTATAATCAAGGCACTTCGCATGGCAGATTATGCAGAGCGGTTGGCGCAATCCTAA
- a CDS encoding Nif3-like dinuclear metal center hexameric protein: MLTVREIAYFLEKWAPRAVAETYDNVGLQVGRMDMAVNGVLVALDLTHDVIDEAKRLGANLIITHHPNIFRPVKNVSDAGYVSYLALRLAEERIAHYAFHTNLDNAKDGVSFALAKLLGLGKVRFLDEKEDILQVLVVYAPQSHAELVQRAISDAGAGIIGDYNACAFASEGTGYFRPEGTAHPYVGKKYEINAEPEVRIECQVEKWRLQGVLHALKAAHPYEEVAYHVFQAHQPSKNYGLGAIGELPDAMLLDEYLERICCLLRTKAIRVVGAAEMSVKKVAVCGGSGGSFIALAMFSGADLYITADLTYHQNFDVLNQNGQPKMALVDVGHYESEWITEELVVNKLKEWQPKLEVHRTGHSTNPTRMFVAQETIKAVA; the protein is encoded by the coding sequence ATGTTAACAGTTAGAGAAATTGCATACTTTTTAGAAAAATGGGCGCCCCGTGCCGTAGCCGAAACTTATGACAATGTGGGGCTACAAGTCGGTCGGATGGACATGGCCGTAAACGGTGTTTTAGTGGCTTTAGACTTGACACACGATGTAATTGATGAAGCGAAAAGGTTGGGTGCGAACCTGATTATAACGCATCACCCCAATATTTTCCGTCCAGTAAAAAATGTTTCCGATGCGGGTTATGTCTCATATTTGGCACTACGTCTTGCCGAGGAAAGGATAGCACATTATGCGTTCCATACCAATTTGGATAATGCCAAGGATGGGGTTTCCTTTGCACTTGCAAAGTTATTGGGCTTGGGAAAAGTACGCTTCTTAGACGAAAAAGAAGATATTCTTCAGGTACTAGTGGTGTATGCCCCCCAAAGCCATGCCGAGTTGGTGCAGCGTGCGATTTCGGATGCCGGCGCGGGTATTATTGGCGATTACAACGCCTGTGCATTTGCTTCGGAGGGTACAGGTTACTTTAGACCGGAGGGTACAGCTCATCCATATGTCGGTAAAAAATATGAAATAAACGCAGAGCCGGAAGTGCGGATTGAGTGTCAGGTGGAGAAATGGCGGCTTCAGGGTGTATTACACGCTTTGAAAGCGGCTCATCCATATGAAGAAGTGGCCTATCATGTGTTTCAGGCGCATCAACCATCCAAAAATTATGGCTTAGGAGCAATCGGAGAACTACCGGACGCCATGTTGTTGGATGAGTACTTAGAACGGATTTGTTGCCTACTAAGAACCAAGGCGATTCGCGTAGTGGGAGCCGCAGAGATGTCCGTTAAAAAAGTGGCCGTTTGCGGAGGATCAGGAGGAAGTTTTATAGCCTTGGCAATGTTCTCAGGGGCGGATCTTTATATCACGGCAGACCTTACATACCACCAAAATTTTGATGTGCTTAATCAGAATGGACAACCCAAAATGGCACTTGTGGATGTGGGACACTACGAAAGTGAATGGATAACCGAGGAATTGGTGGTGAACAAGCTAAAAGAGTGGCAACCGAAATTAGAGGTACATCGAACCGGCCACTCCACCAATCCAACCCGAATGTTTGTCGCCCAAGAGACAATTAAGGCGGTTGCTTAA
- a CDS encoding carboxypeptidase-like regulatory domain-containing protein — MPFLRTYFIGLLFFICIDNALAQNISGRVIDAESRNPLRSASVFIEGQKSGLQTDELGRFSIPVIRSPFTLVVRYVGYESFRTYLTRLPQQPITIQLRPITTNVEVEISGEDPAVGIMRKVIARKSKFFETWETYQAEMYARFSLWAGQELVQVKETNADVFGYGGSEFKEWVRAYRNIPKTEESFRFADRTPMINFYNDLVIIQGRYLPGPTHPRAIEYYNFRIGKKTPTSYGETAEIFFTPSKPEIASFSGNLTVDLNDFVITEVYARPYQLATDGVVKDFEATYRQKFETWLLDVQVPVTLDIEGRVVMGKTGVTYPLVRFKQQNKLFNIRLNQAIPDSLMQLPGISFTEDGADRRNTLLRRIQDVLPYNAEQYAFVSRADTRLTVSSQIKADGFLAPYLGESVVDRPMNTGQRLFEAVSKVLPFLGLNGLNAAMPNLKWKPKDVFAELETMRGLGVRVWTDELPIIPKSTFDASRYSWLKHNLMLADRTQGNNLSKVPLSFHPSIDATQDRCLLAFALYKGFSDPSWSNKNAKSPLGLSLQYSTPSPSQNAWYRQLARSEAKTRAKSSYLQWLLTDKCFKQPP; from the coding sequence ATGCCTTTTTTGCGCACCTATTTTATTGGTCTTCTTTTTTTTATCTGTATTGATAACGCACTTGCACAAAACATTTCGGGCAGGGTAATAGATGCAGAATCCCGCAACCCTCTTCGTTCAGCCTCTGTTTTCATTGAGGGACAAAAAAGTGGCCTTCAGACTGACGAATTGGGCCGTTTTAGTATCCCCGTAATCCGTTCACCCTTCACTTTGGTGGTAAGATATGTGGGTTATGAATCGTTCCGGACGTACTTAACCCGACTTCCTCAGCAGCCTATTACCATCCAATTACGACCCATCACAACAAATGTAGAAGTAGAGATCTCCGGAGAAGATCCGGCGGTTGGAATCATGCGCAAGGTGATTGCACGCAAAAGCAAATTTTTTGAAACTTGGGAGACCTACCAAGCCGAGATGTATGCCCGTTTTTCGCTTTGGGCTGGTCAGGAATTGGTGCAAGTTAAAGAAACCAATGCAGATGTCTTTGGGTATGGCGGCTCCGAGTTTAAAGAATGGGTTCGTGCTTACCGGAATATTCCAAAGACGGAGGAGTCATTTCGGTTTGCAGATAGAACACCTATGATTAACTTTTACAATGATCTGGTTATCATTCAAGGCCGCTATTTACCCGGCCCTACACATCCACGCGCAATTGAGTACTACAATTTCCGGATTGGGAAGAAAACACCCACATCCTATGGCGAAACCGCAGAAATTTTTTTCACCCCATCCAAGCCTGAAATCGCGTCTTTTTCTGGCAACTTGACGGTTGACCTTAATGATTTTGTGATCACTGAAGTTTATGCCCGCCCCTACCAATTGGCTACGGACGGTGTTGTTAAAGACTTTGAAGCCACCTACCGTCAAAAATTTGAGACGTGGCTTCTTGATGTCCAAGTTCCCGTTACGTTAGATATTGAAGGCCGAGTAGTGATGGGCAAAACGGGTGTTACGTACCCTTTGGTACGCTTTAAGCAGCAAAACAAGCTCTTCAACATCCGCCTTAACCAAGCCATTCCCGATTCCCTCATGCAATTACCGGGGATTTCCTTTACCGAAGACGGTGCTGACCGTCGCAATACATTACTACGCCGGATACAAGATGTTTTACCCTATAATGCCGAGCAATATGCCTTTGTATCACGCGCCGATACTCGCTTAACGGTCTCATCCCAAATTAAAGCGGATGGCTTTTTAGCACCTTATTTGGGGGAGTCGGTTGTAGATCGCCCCATGAATACAGGACAACGCCTATTTGAGGCGGTTAGTAAAGTATTACCATTTTTAGGTTTAAATGGCCTTAATGCCGCAATGCCCAATTTAAAGTGGAAACCCAAGGATGTCTTTGCAGAACTTGAGACAATGCGCGGTCTGGGCGTTCGTGTTTGGACGGATGAGCTCCCCATAATCCCCAAAAGCACCTTTGACGCATCCAGATACAGTTGGCTCAAACACAATCTGATGCTGGCAGACCGTACCCAAGGCAACAACCTTTCAAAAGTTCCGCTTTCTTTTCACCCATCCATAGATGCTACTCAAGACAGATGCCTCCTTGCCTTTGCGTTATATAAAGGATTTAGTGATCCTTCGTGGAGCAACAAAAATGCAAAATCTCCTCTCGGTTTAAGTTTACAATACAGTACACCTTCGCCCTCGCAAAACGCATGGTATAGACAGTTGGCACGGTCTGAAGCAAAAACAAGAGCCAAGAGTAGCTATCTACAATGGCTCCTAACGGATAAATGCTTTAAGCAACCGCCTTAA
- a CDS encoding sugar phosphate isomerase/epimerase produces MFTSELGIRIGTLVSGANDPVSYIKQILPYGFESFELTWWRTLGNADLPRLANELKEILDGTGVVISSIGIYGNPLENDAEDVETREGWEKLIENAHLFGTDVVCGFTGRVRNQPIEVSLPRFASVFSPLANMAEDFGVRLAFENCAMDGTWQTGDWNIAHHPEHWERMFNALKNENLGLEWEPCHQMIALLDPIPQIRHWASRIFHVHGKCATIRKDVLATHGIHGTIPFAFHRTPGFGDCNWRDVISELRMGGFSGSIDIEGWHDPIYKDTLEMTGQVRSLHYLKECRGGDFVPNPT; encoded by the coding sequence ATGTTTACTTCTGAACTCGGAATCCGTATTGGAACGTTGGTATCCGGCGCTAATGATCCTGTTTCTTACATCAAACAAATATTGCCCTATGGTTTTGAAAGTTTTGAACTTACGTGGTGGCGAACATTGGGAAATGCCGATTTGCCTCGTTTGGCCAATGAATTAAAAGAGATACTCGACGGAACTGGCGTAGTCATCAGTTCGATAGGCATTTATGGAAATCCACTGGAAAACGATGCCGAAGATGTGGAAACCCGTGAAGGCTGGGAAAAACTTATTGAAAATGCACATTTATTTGGAACGGATGTCGTTTGTGGTTTTACAGGTCGCGTGCGCAATCAGCCTATAGAGGTGTCCTTGCCCCGATTTGCGTCGGTCTTTTCACCACTTGCAAATATGGCAGAAGATTTTGGCGTTCGTCTTGCTTTTGAAAACTGCGCAATGGATGGCACTTGGCAGACAGGTGACTGGAACATCGCACACCATCCAGAACATTGGGAGCGCATGTTTAATGCCTTGAAGAACGAGAATCTTGGTTTAGAATGGGAACCTTGCCACCAAATGATTGCACTTTTAGACCCAATCCCACAAATTCGACACTGGGCGAGCCGGATTTTTCACGTACATGGGAAATGTGCCACCATCCGAAAAGATGTTTTGGCAACACATGGCATCCATGGGACGATTCCTTTTGCATTCCATCGTACACCTGGCTTTGGCGATTGTAATTGGCGTGACGTCATCTCTGAACTGCGGATGGGCGGTTTTTCCGGCAGTATAGACATTGAGGGTTGGCACGACCCAATCTACAAAGATACGCTGGAAATGACCGGCCAAGTCCGGAGTTTACATTACCTGAAAGAATGTAGGGGCGGGGACTTTGTCCCAAATCCAACTTGA